Sequence from the Gemmatimonas sp. genome:
CCCAGTACGCCGGCCCCGGCTCCGGCTCCTGACACGACCAAGAAGTAAGCGCCCACACCGGTGGGTCTCAGCGCCCCGGCCGGCTTCCGGCCGGGGCGCGTTGTACACGGGGCCACGATGGCCGCACTGCAACCCTGTTCCCGCCCGCGGGTACCTACCCGAATGATGCCTCGCATGAACCACCGCCTTCTGCTCACTGCTGTCGCCCTCATGGCGGCGCCCGTGCTCGTGCGCGCGCAGGCGACCGCCGCGTCAACCGCCGCGGCGGCAGCCAAGCCCGCGCAGGATACCGTCCGTGGTCTGCCTATCGACGGCATCGCCGCCATCGTGGGGGATCAGATCATCCTCGTGTCGGAGGTCATGACGGCGGTCAACCAGGCGCGTGCCTCGGGCGCCAAGGTGGAGTCGGCTGCGGACCTCGCCAAGCTCGAGGCCGACATCCTCGAGCGCCTCATCGACGCCGAGCTGCTGGTGCAGAAGGCGAAAGACGAGAAGGTGGAGGTGCAGGACGGCGACGTGGCCAGTTCGGTGGACGACCAGGAGAAGAACATCCGCAAGCGCTTTCAGAGCGACGCCGAGTTCAAGGCGGCGCTCAAGGAAGCCGGCATGGGCACCATCGAGGAGTGGCGCAAGATCACCGGCGATCAGCTGCGCCGCGACAAGATGCAGCAGCAGGTCATGCAGAAGCTGCAGCGCGACGGCAAGGTCAGCGCGGTGAATGTGAGTGAGGAGGAAATCCGCGAGGCGTTCGAGGTGTTCAAGCAGCGCATTGGCCGCAAGGAAGCCCGCGTGGGCCTGCGGCAGATCGTGGTGGCCACCAAGCCCAGCGAGGCGGCCAAGAAGCGCGCGCGCGACAAGATCGACTCGCTGTGGAACGAGCTGCAGAAGCGGCCGGAAGACTTCGAGCTGATGGCCAAGAAGTACTCCATGGACGGCTCGGCGGAGCTGGGGGGTGACCTCGGCTGGAACCGCCGCGGGCGCATGGTGCCCGAGTTCGACCGCATGATGTTCTCCCTCAACCCCGGCGTGATCAGCCCCATCGTCGAGACGGCGTTCGGCTTTCACATCATTCGCGTGGATCGCGTGCAGCCGGCGGAGGTGAAGGCGCGGCACATCCTCATCCGCCCGCAGGTGGACTCGAGCGACGAGCGTCGCGCCAAGGAGCTGGCCGATAGCATCGTGGTGGCGTGGCGCGCCGGCGGCAGCTTCGACTCGCTCAGCGTGAAGTTCCACGACAACGCGAGTGGTGAGGACAAGACCATTCCGGAGTATCCGCGCAGTGAGTTGCCGGAGCCGTACCGGAATGCGCTCGAGGGCGCCACGCTCAACCAGATCGTCGATCCGTTCCCGCTCCCCGATCCGTCGGCCGGTGTGGCGAAGTTCGTCATCGCCCAGGTCACGTTTCTGGATGAGGCGGGGGAGTGGACGCTGAACGAGGCGCGCGATCGCATCCGCGACCAGCTGTCGGAGGAGCGCAAGATGCGCCGCCTCATCGACAACCTGAAGAAGCAAACCTACGTGAGCGTGCGCTACGATCCCACCAAGCAGGGGGGCGGCGATCGGTGAGGCGGCTCGCGCTCACGCTGGGTGACCCGCGGGGCATCGGTCCGGAGATCGTTGGCAAGGCGCTCAGTGATCCGCGAATCGCGGCGCTGAGCGCCTCGGCGCATGGGCCGAACGCGGTGGCGTGGCGGGTGATTGGCCCGAGTGGCTGTGGGGTGCCGGTGCACGACGATCTGGGCGTGTGGGCGCCCACGGGCGATGCCGCGCGCGACGAAGCCGCCGGCGGGCGCTTCGCCGGGCGCGCGGTGGAGCTGGCGGCGCAGCTCGCGTTGCGCGGCGAGGTTGCGGGCATGGTGACGGCGCCGCTCGACAAGCATGCGTTGCAGGCCGGCGGCTTCGATTTTCCCGGGCACACCGAAATGCTGGCGCATCTGGCGGGCGTCCCCACGGCCATGATGCTGGCCAGCGACCGGCTGCGGGTGGTGCTGGCCACCACGCACATCGCGCTGCGCGACGTGCCGGCCGCGCTCAGCCGCGACGTGCTGGAGCAGACGTTCCGCACGACCCACGAGGGGCTGCGCCGCGACCTGGGCATCGCGGTACCGCGCATTGCGCTCTGTGCCCTCAATCCGCACGCGGGCGACGGCGGGCGCTTTGGCCGCGAGGACGATGACCTGCTGGCGCCGGTTGCACGCGCCTGCGGCATGTTCGGCCCCTTTCCCGCCGATACGGTGTTCGTGCGTGCGCTGCGCGGAGAATTCGATGCCGTCATTGCGCCGTACCACGACGTGGGGATGACGGCCATCAAGGTCGCGAGCTTCGGCAGCGCCGTGAACATCACCCTCGGGCTGCCGTTCGTGCGCACCTCGCCGGATCACGGCACGGCGCTGGACATTGCGGGGCAGGGGATCGCCAGCGCCGAGAGTCTGGTGCGGGCGATGCAGGTGGCCATCGACATGGTGGAGCGCCGGCAGGCGGGCAGGAGCGGCGGCGGCGAGGGGCAGGTGTGACCGCGGGGGATCATTCCGGACCGGCAGGCCGTTGTTTTGGTATCCCTGTCCCCGCTATCCTTTAAGGCTATGGAAATTCGCAACGTCGCCATCATCGCGCACGTCGACCACGGGAAGACCACCCTCGTCGACAAAATGCTCCGCCAGGCCGGAGCCTTCCGCGAAAATCAGGTCGTCGAAGAACGCGTGATGGACTCCAATCCGCTCGAAAAGGAGCGGGGGATCACCATTCTGGCAAAGAATACCTCCATCCGGTGGAAGGACACGAAAATCAACATCGTGGACACGCCGGGGCACGCCGACTTCGGCGGCGAAGTGGAGCGCATTCTGCGCATGGTGGACGGGGTACTGCTGGTCGTCGACGCCTTCGACGGCCCCATGCCGCAGACGCGATTCGTGCTGCGCAAGGCGCTGGAACTCGGGCGCACGCCCATCATCGTCATCAACAAGATCGACCGTCCGGGTGCCGACCCGCTCCGCGTGCACGACGAGGTGCTCTCGCTCTT
This genomic interval carries:
- a CDS encoding peptidylprolyl isomerase, which gives rise to MNHRLLLTAVALMAAPVLVRAQATAASTAAAAAKPAQDTVRGLPIDGIAAIVGDQIILVSEVMTAVNQARASGAKVESAADLAKLEADILERLIDAELLVQKAKDEKVEVQDGDVASSVDDQEKNIRKRFQSDAEFKAALKEAGMGTIEEWRKITGDQLRRDKMQQQVMQKLQRDGKVSAVNVSEEEIREAFEVFKQRIGRKEARVGLRQIVVATKPSEAAKKRARDKIDSLWNELQKRPEDFELMAKKYSMDGSAELGGDLGWNRRGRMVPEFDRMMFSLNPGVISPIVETAFGFHIIRVDRVQPAEVKARHILIRPQVDSSDERRAKELADSIVVAWRAGGSFDSLSVKFHDNASGEDKTIPEYPRSELPEPYRNALEGATLNQIVDPFPLPDPSAGVAKFVIAQVTFLDEAGEWTLNEARDRIRDQLSEERKMRRLIDNLKKQTYVSVRYDPTKQGGGDR
- the pdxA gene encoding 4-hydroxythreonine-4-phosphate dehydrogenase PdxA codes for the protein MRRLALTLGDPRGIGPEIVGKALSDPRIAALSASAHGPNAVAWRVIGPSGCGVPVHDDLGVWAPTGDAARDEAAGGRFAGRAVELAAQLALRGEVAGMVTAPLDKHALQAGGFDFPGHTEMLAHLAGVPTAMMLASDRLRVVLATTHIALRDVPAALSRDVLEQTFRTTHEGLRRDLGIAVPRIALCALNPHAGDGGRFGREDDDLLAPVARACGMFGPFPADTVFVRALRGEFDAVIAPYHDVGMTAIKVASFGSAVNITLGLPFVRTSPDHGTALDIAGQGIASAESLVRAMQVAIDMVERRQAGRSGGGEGQV